One genomic region from Actinocatenispora thailandica encodes:
- a CDS encoding bifunctional riboflavin kinase/FAD synthetase, producing MQRWRGVDAAPNGWGRSVVTIGVFDGVHRGHQAIIEHTVALAEKLGVASVVISFDPHPSEVVRPGSHPAVLTDPERKAQLVERLGADVFCLLPFTVEFSKLAPETFVHDVLVEHLHAQAVVVGENFRFGHKAAGTVALLGELGRKFGFTVEGAPLVAEDDTVFSSTYIRSCIDAGDVGAAAAALGRPHRLAGVVVRGDRRGRLLGFPTANLFTPAKAAVPADGVYAGWLMRDGAADRLPAAISIGTNPQFSGKDRRVEAYVLDFDGDLYGDRVELDFIARLRPMRRFDQVELLVAQIESDVRECRRVLGLPRSV from the coding sequence GTGCAGCGTTGGCGAGGGGTGGACGCGGCACCGAACGGCTGGGGTCGCTCGGTGGTCACGATCGGGGTGTTCGACGGGGTACACCGGGGTCATCAGGCGATCATCGAGCACACCGTGGCGTTGGCCGAGAAGCTCGGCGTGGCCAGCGTGGTGATCAGCTTCGACCCGCACCCGTCGGAGGTGGTTCGGCCGGGCAGCCATCCCGCCGTCCTGACCGACCCGGAGCGCAAGGCGCAGCTGGTCGAGCGGCTCGGCGCGGACGTGTTCTGCCTGCTGCCGTTCACCGTCGAGTTCAGCAAGCTGGCACCGGAGACGTTCGTACACGACGTGCTGGTCGAGCACCTGCACGCGCAGGCCGTGGTGGTGGGGGAGAACTTCCGGTTCGGGCACAAGGCGGCCGGGACGGTCGCGCTGCTGGGTGAGCTGGGCCGCAAGTTCGGCTTCACCGTGGAGGGCGCGCCGTTGGTCGCCGAGGACGACACGGTCTTCTCCTCGACCTACATCCGGTCCTGCATCGACGCCGGCGACGTCGGCGCCGCCGCGGCCGCGCTCGGCCGGCCGCACCGGCTCGCCGGCGTGGTGGTACGTGGCGACCGGCGCGGCCGGCTGCTCGGGTTCCCCACCGCGAACCTGTTCACCCCGGCGAAGGCAGCGGTGCCGGCGGACGGGGTGTACGCGGGCTGGTTGATGCGCGACGGTGCGGCCGATCGGCTGCCGGCCGCGATCAGCATCGGTACCAACCCGCAGTTCTCCGGCAAGGACCGCCGGGTCGAGGCGTACGTGCTGGACTTCGACGGCGATCTGTACGGCGACCGGGTGGAGCTGGACTTCATCGCCCGGTTGCGCCCGATGCGCCGGTTCGACCAGGTCGAGCTGCTGGTGGCGCAGATCGAGTCGGACGTGCGGGAGTGTCGCCGGGTGCTCGGCCTGCCCCGGTCGGTCTGA
- the rpsO gene encoding 30S ribosomal protein S15, protein MALDVETRQQIIKDYATEEGDTGSPEVQVALLTRRIQDLTEHLKSHKHDHHSRRGLLQLVGRRRKLLKYLTRKDINRYRALIERLGLRR, encoded by the coding sequence ATGGCGCTCGACGTCGAGACCCGTCAGCAGATCATCAAGGACTACGCCACCGAGGAGGGCGACACCGGCTCGCCCGAGGTGCAGGTGGCGCTGCTGACCCGGCGGATCCAGGATCTGACCGAACACCTCAAGAGCCACAAGCACGACCACCACAGCCGGCGTGGTCTGCTGCAGCTGGTCGGCCGTCGCCGCAAGCTGCTGAAGTACCTGACCCGCAAGGACATCAACCGTTACCGGGCGCTCATCGAGCGGCTCGGCCTGCGGCGTTGA
- a CDS encoding polyribonucleotide nucleotidyltransferase, translating to MTETTGYEPEVVNLGTHSSQAVIDNGDFGTRTITFSTGRLAQQAAGSVLAQLGDTVVLSATTAGKHPKEQFDFFPLTVDVEEKMYAVGRIPGSFFRREGRPSEDAILTCRLIDRPLRPSFVKGLRNEVQVVETVLALDPQHAYDVVAINAASASTQLSGLPFSGPIGATRVVHVDGQWVAFPTQEERERATFDMVIAGRLLDDGDVAVMMVEAEGTPATVDLVRGGAVAPTEEIVAQGLEAAKPHLAELCRAQQRLADAAGKATVEFPVFLDYEPDAYDAVEQAISGELAEALKIGAKQERESELDRVKELAYERVGANFEGREKEIGAAVKAVTKKLVRQRILRDQVRIDGRGPRDIRPLSAETHILPRVHGSALFERGETQIMGVTTLNMLRMEQSLDTLAPEKSKRYMHNYNFPPYSTGETGRVGSPKRREIGHGRLAERALVPVLPKREDFPYAIRQVSEALGSNGSTSMGSVCASTMSLMSAGVPIAAPVAGIAMGLVSDTVDGKTEYLAITDILGAEDAFGDMDFKVAGTSEFVTALQLDTKLDGIPSEVLAQALQQAREARATILEVMGAAIAQPAEMSDYAPRVTTVKVPVDKIGMVIGPKGQTINAIQDETGAELSIEDDGTIYIGASDGPSAQAAVERVNAIANPTLPKKGDRYLGTVVKTAAFGAFISLVPGRDGLLHISKLGGNKRVERVEDYLNVGDKVEVEIVDVDNRGKVYLDLVKPEEEQAEQAAEPAGEAAPAKAEDAESGAEHSDGGEHRDGGERRRRRSRHH from the coding sequence ATGACCGAAACCACCGGGTACGAACCCGAGGTCGTCAACCTGGGCACCCACTCGTCCCAGGCCGTGATCGACAACGGCGACTTCGGCACCCGTACCATCACGTTCTCCACCGGGCGGCTCGCGCAGCAGGCCGCCGGCTCGGTGCTCGCCCAGCTGGGCGACACCGTGGTGCTGTCGGCGACCACCGCCGGCAAGCACCCCAAGGAGCAGTTCGACTTCTTCCCGCTGACCGTGGACGTCGAGGAGAAGATGTACGCGGTGGGCCGGATCCCCGGCTCGTTCTTCCGCCGCGAGGGCCGGCCCAGCGAGGACGCGATCCTCACCTGCCGGCTGATCGACCGCCCGCTGCGTCCCAGCTTCGTCAAGGGCCTGCGCAACGAGGTCCAGGTCGTCGAGACGGTGCTGGCGCTGGACCCGCAGCACGCGTACGACGTGGTCGCGATCAACGCCGCATCGGCCTCCACCCAGCTGTCCGGGCTGCCGTTCTCCGGCCCGATCGGCGCCACCCGCGTGGTGCACGTCGATGGCCAGTGGGTGGCGTTCCCGACCCAGGAGGAGCGCGAGCGCGCCACCTTCGACATGGTCATCGCCGGCCGGCTGCTCGACGACGGTGACGTCGCCGTGATGATGGTCGAGGCCGAGGGCACCCCGGCCACCGTCGACCTGGTTCGCGGTGGCGCGGTCGCGCCGACCGAGGAGATCGTCGCGCAGGGGCTGGAGGCGGCGAAGCCGCACCTGGCCGAGCTGTGCCGGGCGCAGCAGCGGCTGGCCGACGCCGCCGGCAAGGCGACCGTCGAGTTCCCGGTCTTCCTGGACTACGAGCCGGACGCGTACGACGCGGTCGAGCAGGCGATCTCCGGTGAGCTGGCCGAGGCGCTGAAGATCGGTGCCAAGCAGGAGCGCGAGAGCGAGCTGGACCGGGTCAAGGAGCTCGCCTACGAGCGGGTCGGCGCCAACTTCGAGGGGCGCGAGAAGGAGATCGGTGCCGCGGTCAAGGCGGTCACCAAGAAGCTCGTCCGGCAGCGCATCCTGCGTGACCAGGTCCGCATCGACGGCCGCGGCCCGCGCGACATCCGGCCGCTGAGCGCCGAGACGCACATCCTGCCGCGGGTGCACGGTTCGGCGCTGTTCGAGCGCGGCGAGACCCAGATCATGGGTGTCACCACGCTGAACATGCTGCGCATGGAGCAGAGCCTGGACACCCTCGCGCCGGAGAAGTCCAAGCGGTACATGCACAACTACAACTTCCCGCCGTACTCGACCGGTGAGACCGGCCGGGTCGGCTCCCCGAAGCGGCGCGAGATCGGCCACGGCCGGCTCGCCGAGCGGGCGCTGGTGCCGGTGCTGCCCAAGCGGGAGGACTTCCCGTACGCGATCCGGCAGGTCTCCGAGGCGCTCGGGTCCAACGGGTCGACCTCGATGGGTTCGGTCTGCGCCTCGACGATGAGCCTGATGTCGGCCGGCGTGCCGATCGCCGCGCCGGTCGCCGGGATCGCGATGGGCCTGGTGTCCGACACGGTCGACGGCAAGACCGAATACCTGGCCATCACCGACATCCTCGGCGCCGAGGACGCGTTCGGCGACATGGACTTCAAGGTTGCCGGTACCAGCGAGTTCGTCACCGCCCTGCAGTTGGACACCAAACTGGACGGCATCCCGTCCGAGGTGCTGGCGCAGGCGTTGCAGCAGGCCCGCGAGGCCCGCGCGACGATCCTGGAGGTCATGGGCGCGGCGATCGCGCAGCCGGCCGAGATGAGCGACTACGCGCCGCGGGTGACCACGGTGAAGGTCCCGGTCGACAAGATCGGCATGGTGATCGGGCCGAAGGGCCAGACCATCAACGCGATCCAGGACGAGACCGGCGCCGAGCTGTCCATCGAGGACGACGGCACGATCTACATCGGGGCGTCCGACGGTCCGTCGGCGCAGGCCGCGGTGGAGCGGGTCAACGCGATCGCCAACCCGACGCTGCCGAAGAAGGGCGACCGGTACCTCGGTACCGTCGTGAAGACCGCGGCGTTCGGCGCGTTCATCTCGCTGGTGCCCGGCCGGGACGGGCTGTTGCACATCTCCAAGCTGGGCGGCAACAAGCGCGTCGAGCGGGTCGAGGACTACCTGAACGTCGGGGACAAGGTCGAGGTCGAGATCGTCGACGTCGACAACCGCGGCAAGGTCTACCTCGACCTGGTCAAGCCGGAGGAGGAGCAGGCCGAGCAGGCGGCGGAGCCCGCCGGCGAGGCGGCCCCGGCGAAGGCGGAGGACGCCGAGAGCGGCGCCGAGCACAGCGACGGCGGCGAGCACCGCGACGGTGGCGAGCGTCGTCGGCGGCGCAGCCGGCACCACTGA
- a CDS encoding M16 family metallopeptidase, producing MWTYRSATRPAQEREERVSERAKTRTLVADPLSGAVRRTVLPGGLRVITEAVPAMRSAAVGVWVGVGSRDESPRQAGASHFLEHLLFKGTKRRSALDISAEIEAVGGETNAFTTKEYTCYYARVLDDDLPLALDVLGDLITSSVLAAADVETERGVILEEIAMTDDEPGDVVHDRFAEAVFGDRPLGRLVSGTTESVSAMSRRQILDFYHRRYTADRIVVAVAGNLEHRAVLRSVRAAFGPLIGSGHEVAAHRAGANRQLGRPRTVVDARDTEQAHLVLGCPAYSRADQRRFALGVLNASLGGGMSSRLFQEVREKRGLAYSVYSFGSHFADTGLFGVYAGCAPGKADEVLSLVSAELSRAAADGLTAEEVARGKGMVKGSLVLGLEDTGSRMTRLGKGELLYGDLLSVDELLARIDQVSTEEVAAVAADLMARPMSLAVVGPFAGHDFDTPLGWR from the coding sequence ATCTGGACGTACCGGTCGGCGACGAGGCCGGCCCAGGAACGTGAGGAACGCGTGAGCGAACGAGCCAAGACCCGGACCCTGGTCGCCGACCCGCTGAGCGGCGCCGTACGCCGCACCGTACTGCCCGGCGGGCTGCGGGTGATCACCGAGGCGGTGCCGGCGATGCGCAGCGCCGCGGTCGGCGTCTGGGTCGGGGTCGGCTCCCGGGACGAGTCGCCGCGCCAGGCCGGCGCCTCGCACTTCCTCGAGCACCTGCTGTTCAAGGGCACGAAACGGCGCTCCGCGCTGGACATCTCGGCCGAGATCGAGGCGGTCGGCGGCGAGACGAACGCGTTCACCACCAAGGAGTACACCTGCTACTACGCGCGGGTGCTCGACGACGACCTGCCGCTCGCGCTCGACGTGCTCGGCGACCTGATCACCTCGTCGGTGCTGGCCGCCGCCGACGTGGAGACCGAGCGTGGCGTGATCCTGGAGGAGATCGCCATGACCGACGACGAGCCGGGCGACGTGGTGCACGACCGGTTCGCCGAAGCGGTGTTCGGCGACCGGCCGCTGGGCCGGCTGGTCTCCGGCACCACCGAGTCGGTGTCGGCCATGTCGCGCCGCCAGATCCTCGACTTCTACCACCGGCGCTACACCGCTGACCGGATCGTCGTCGCGGTGGCCGGCAACCTGGAGCACCGGGCCGTGCTCCGCTCGGTACGGGCGGCGTTCGGGCCGCTGATCGGCAGCGGGCACGAGGTCGCCGCGCACCGCGCCGGCGCGAACCGGCAGCTCGGGCGGCCCCGTACCGTGGTGGACGCGCGGGACACCGAACAGGCACACCTGGTCCTCGGCTGCCCGGCGTACTCGCGTGCCGACCAGCGGCGGTTCGCGCTCGGCGTGCTGAACGCGTCGCTCGGCGGCGGCATGTCCAGCCGACTGTTCCAGGAGGTCCGGGAGAAGCGCGGGCTGGCCTACTCGGTCTACTCGTTCGGCAGTCACTTCGCCGACACCGGACTGTTCGGGGTGTACGCGGGCTGCGCGCCCGGCAAGGCCGACGAGGTGCTGTCGCTGGTTTCCGCGGAGCTGTCCCGGGCCGCCGCCGACGGGTTGACCGCCGAGGAAGTGGCCCGCGGCAAGGGCATGGTGAAGGGTTCGCTGGTGCTCGGCCTGGAGGACACCGGATCCCGGATGACCCGGCTCGGCAAGGGCGAGCTGCTCTACGGCGACCTGCTCAGCGTCGACGAATTGCTCGCCCGGATCGACCAGGTCAGCACCGAGGAGGTGGCCGCGGTCGCGGCCGACCTGATGGCCCGGCCGATGTCGCTCGCGGTGGTCGGCCCGTTCGCCGGGCACGACTTCGACACTCCGCTCGGCTGGCGCTGA
- the dapB gene encoding 4-hydroxy-tetrahydrodipicolinate reductase, which produces MSETGSGGPIPVGVLGAAGRMGSEVCRAVRAAGDMELVATARSGDERGAVTDAGARVVVDFTSPQAVLDNVRWCIDQGIHAVVGTSGLDADRLDRVRQWLAARPEVGVFVAPNFAIGAVLMMEFAERAARFFASAEVVELHHPNKLDAPSGTAVRTAELIGAARERAGLGPAPDATATALPGARGAEVSGVHVHSVRSAGLVAHQEVLFGAAGETLTLRHDSYDRTSFMPGVLMAVRAVLSRPGLTVGLGTLLDV; this is translated from the coding sequence ATGAGTGAGACGGGCAGCGGCGGGCCGATCCCGGTCGGGGTGCTTGGTGCCGCCGGCCGGATGGGCAGCGAGGTGTGCCGCGCGGTGCGGGCGGCCGGTGACATGGAGCTGGTGGCGACGGCCCGTTCCGGCGACGAGCGGGGTGCCGTGACGGACGCGGGCGCCCGGGTGGTCGTCGACTTCACCAGCCCGCAGGCGGTGCTGGACAACGTGCGCTGGTGCATCGACCAGGGCATCCATGCCGTCGTCGGTACCTCCGGGCTGGACGCCGACCGGCTCGACCGGGTTCGGCAGTGGCTCGCCGCCCGGCCGGAGGTCGGGGTGTTCGTCGCACCCAACTTCGCCATCGGTGCCGTGCTGATGATGGAGTTCGCCGAGCGCGCCGCCCGGTTCTTCGCCTCCGCCGAGGTGGTCGAGCTGCACCACCCGAACAAGCTGGACGCGCCGAGCGGGACCGCGGTGCGTACCGCCGAGCTGATCGGCGCAGCCCGGGAGCGCGCCGGTCTCGGCCCGGCGCCGGACGCGACCGCGACGGCCCTGCCGGGTGCCCGGGGCGCGGAGGTGTCCGGGGTGCACGTGCATTCGGTGCGGTCGGCCGGGCTGGTGGCACATCAGGAGGTGCTGTTCGGCGCGGCGGGGGAGACGCTCACGCTGCGGCACGACTCGTACGACCGGACGTCGTTCATGCCCGGTGTGCTGATGGCGGTGCGGGCGGTGCTGTCCCGGCCGGGGCTGACCGTCGGTCTCGGCACACTGCTGGACGTCTGA
- a CDS encoding GNAT family N-acetyltransferase encodes MALGYVRTARAAEAAEIARLQLATWRAAYTRIVPARILDGLDEDALAARWHAAITDPPSARHRVLVAIEQGGEANLVGFAAIGPADETVTAPDEPADALPAGTAAVTDLLVEPRWGRRGHGSRLLAAAVDLWRGDGADRAVAWLFDRDTASRALLGSAGWQDDGAVRALDMDGTLVRQRRLHVSLAADADTETDAESSPARSD; translated from the coding sequence ATGGCGCTGGGTTACGTTCGTACCGCCCGCGCGGCCGAGGCCGCCGAGATCGCCCGTCTCCAGCTGGCCACCTGGCGCGCCGCCTACACCCGGATCGTCCCGGCCCGGATCCTGGACGGGCTCGACGAGGACGCGCTCGCCGCCCGCTGGCACGCCGCGATCACCGACCCGCCGTCGGCCCGGCACCGGGTGCTCGTCGCGATCGAGCAGGGCGGAGAGGCGAACCTGGTCGGGTTCGCCGCGATCGGCCCGGCCGACGAGACGGTCACCGCGCCGGACGAGCCGGCCGACGCGCTGCCGGCCGGGACGGCGGCCGTCACCGACCTGCTGGTCGAACCGCGGTGGGGCCGGCGCGGGCACGGCAGCCGGCTGCTCGCCGCGGCGGTCGACCTGTGGCGCGGCGACGGTGCCGACCGCGCGGTCGCCTGGCTGTTCGACCGGGACACCGCGAGCCGGGCGCTGCTCGGCTCCGCCGGCTGGCAGGACGACGGCGCGGTCCGGGCCCTGGACATGGACGGCACGCTGGTCCGGCAGCGCCGGCTGCACGTCTCCCTGGCAGCCGACGCCGACACCGAGACCGACGCCGAGAGCTCGCCCGCGCGGTCCGACTGA
- a CDS encoding winged helix-turn-helix domain-containing protein, translating to MNPRVPHLSAAVARRIALAAQGFADPRPTGVPDVRHLRRVLRRVGVIQLDSVNVLQRAHYLPAYSRLGPYPTRLLDRAAHAAPRELFEYWGHEASLVPVRLQPALRWRMAEAEQHAWSGVRRLAAERPDLVARVRDEVARRGPLTAREIQDDTARDRSDWGWNWSAVKTSLEWLFYCGEVTSAARLPTFERLYDLPERVLPADVLAAPTPPPAQAYRQLVRTAATALGVATEPDLRDYFRLPAAASRPAVAALVAAGELIEVEVDGWPAPAYLDPAARRPRRITARTLISPFDPLIWLRSRAERLFGFSYRIEIYVPAHRRVHGYYVLPFLLDDALVARVDLKADRSAGLLRVPAAWAEPGPPGGIDRVAVELAAELRTMAGWLGLTDIARPEQGDLAGPLAAALAR from the coding sequence ATCAACCCACGCGTTCCGCATCTGTCGGCCGCGGTGGCCCGCCGCATCGCGCTGGCCGCGCAGGGCTTCGCCGACCCGCGCCCCACCGGGGTGCCCGACGTCCGGCACCTGCGGCGGGTGTTGCGCCGGGTCGGTGTGATCCAGCTGGACTCGGTGAACGTGCTGCAGCGCGCGCACTACCTGCCGGCCTACTCGCGCCTGGGGCCCTATCCGACCCGGCTGCTGGACCGTGCCGCGCACGCCGCGCCCCGCGAGCTGTTCGAATACTGGGGGCACGAGGCGTCGCTGGTGCCGGTCCGGCTGCAGCCGGCCCTGCGGTGGCGGATGGCGGAGGCCGAGCAGCACGCCTGGAGCGGGGTGCGCCGGCTCGCCGCGGAGCGTCCCGACCTGGTCGCCCGGGTTCGCGACGAGGTGGCCCGGCGCGGGCCGCTGACCGCCCGCGAGATCCAGGACGACACGGCCCGCGACCGCAGCGACTGGGGCTGGAACTGGTCGGCGGTGAAGACCAGCCTGGAGTGGCTGTTCTACTGCGGCGAGGTCACCTCGGCGGCCCGGCTGCCCACCTTCGAGCGGCTGTACGACCTGCCCGAGCGGGTGCTGCCGGCCGACGTGCTGGCCGCGCCGACACCACCGCCCGCTCAGGCGTACCGGCAACTGGTTCGCACCGCCGCCACCGCACTCGGCGTGGCCACCGAGCCCGACCTGCGCGACTACTTCCGGCTGCCGGCCGCGGCCAGCCGGCCGGCGGTGGCCGCGCTGGTGGCGGCCGGCGAGCTGATCGAGGTCGAGGTGGACGGCTGGCCGGCGCCGGCCTATCTCGATCCGGCCGCCCGCCGGCCGCGGCGGATCACCGCGCGGACCCTGATCAGCCCGTTCGATCCGTTGATCTGGTTGCGCTCGCGCGCCGAGCGGCTGTTCGGGTTCAGCTACCGGATCGAGATCTACGTGCCGGCGCACCGCCGGGTGCACGGCTACTACGTGCTGCCGTTCCTGCTCGACGACGCGCTGGTGGCCCGGGTCGACCTGAAGGCCGACCGGTCCGCCGGGCTGCTTCGGGTGCCGGCGGCGTGGGCCGAGCCGGGCCCGCCGGGCGGCATCGACCGGGTCGCGGTCGAGCTGGCCGCGGAGCTGCGCACGATGGCGGGCTGGCTCGGCCTGACCGACATCGCCAGGCCGGAGCAGGGTGATCTTGCCGGCCCGCTTGCCGCCGCTCTGGCGCGGTGA
- a CDS encoding DUF2752 domain-containing protein, with protein MASVSDTVSAQPGVPGATPAAGVGGVAGDGGQVPPAGYGYPAPASGYGYPVPAGAEQPTLPPAPRNPIGRFFAFLFVRQTWLAPLSVLACFGMAVVYVEHFNPTTGAAGPTGGCAFKALTGLDCPGCGGTRAFWYLLHGNLPEAARNHVLAVFAAPFVAYAYVAWALRRVFGITLPMPRIPSLALALFAGAWLAFFVLRNLPWAPFTYLYV; from the coding sequence ATGGCGTCGGTGAGCGACACGGTCAGCGCGCAACCAGGGGTGCCCGGTGCGACGCCGGCCGCCGGCGTGGGGGGCGTGGCCGGCGACGGCGGGCAGGTCCCGCCGGCCGGTTACGGCTACCCGGCTCCGGCATCCGGTTACGGCTACCCGGTGCCGGCCGGCGCCGAGCAGCCCACGCTGCCACCCGCACCGCGGAACCCGATCGGTCGGTTCTTCGCGTTCCTGTTCGTTCGGCAGACCTGGCTGGCACCGTTGTCGGTGCTCGCCTGCTTCGGCATGGCCGTGGTCTACGTCGAACACTTCAACCCGACGACCGGTGCGGCCGGCCCGACCGGGGGCTGCGCGTTCAAGGCGTTGACCGGCCTTGACTGTCCGGGCTGCGGCGGCACCCGCGCCTTCTGGTACCTGCTGCACGGAAATCTGCCGGAGGCGGCCCGCAACCACGTGCTCGCCGTGTTCGCCGCGCCCTTCGTGGCGTACGCGTACGTCGCCTGGGCACTGCGCCGCGTCTTCGGCATCACCCTGCCGATGCCCCGGATCCCGTCGCTGGCGCTCGCCCTGTTCGCCGGCGCCTGGTTGGCGTTCTTCGTTCTGCGCAACCTGCCCTGGGCGCCGTTCACCTACCTGTACGTGTGA
- a CDS encoding DUF4097 family beta strand repeat-containing protein, translating into MYEFATDTPVSIDLRVAAGRCDLTAEPRDTATVEVEPLDPGDDRARQAAADTIVQLSGGQLTVKTPDTSGVGWLFGRRTAKLRITIAVPAGSSLESKVASADLRCVGTLSTVSVNNASGDVQLDQVTGDVSMNSASGDVRVGYVGGNLKANSASGDIDAGRVDGDVAHNSASGDTRIGETHGAVKVHSASGDVRIDAVVAGSVRANTASGDLYFGVPAGTGVWMDLNTASGTTSSDLSIGGERPLAGHDVELRGSTASGDIEIHRVPAPATS; encoded by the coding sequence ATGTACGAGTTCGCGACCGACACCCCGGTCAGCATCGACCTGCGTGTCGCGGCCGGCCGTTGCGACCTGACCGCCGAGCCGCGCGACACCGCCACGGTCGAGGTGGAACCGCTCGATCCCGGCGACGACCGGGCCCGGCAGGCCGCGGCGGACACGATCGTCCAGCTCAGCGGCGGTCAGCTGACCGTGAAGACGCCGGACACCAGCGGCGTGGGCTGGCTGTTCGGCCGGCGTACCGCGAAGCTGCGGATCACCATCGCGGTGCCGGCCGGCTCCTCGCTGGAGTCCAAGGTCGCCTCCGCCGACCTGCGCTGCGTCGGCACCCTGTCCACCGTCTCGGTCAACAACGCCTCCGGCGACGTCCAGCTCGACCAGGTCACCGGCGACGTGTCGATGAACTCCGCCTCCGGCGACGTGCGGGTCGGGTACGTGGGTGGCAACCTGAAGGCCAACTCGGCGTCCGGCGACATCGACGCCGGCCGGGTCGACGGGGACGTCGCACACAACTCGGCCAGCGGCGACACCCGGATCGGCGAGACGCACGGCGCGGTCAAGGTACACAGCGCATCCGGCGACGTCCGGATCGACGCCGTGGTCGCCGGCTCGGTCCGGGCCAACACCGCCTCCGGCGACCTGTACTTCGGGGTGCCGGCCGGGACCGGGGTGTGGATGGATCTCAACACCGCCTCCGGCACCACCTCCAGCGACCTGTCCATCGGCGGCGAGCGGCCGCTGGCGGGTCACGACGTGGAACTGCGCGGCAGCACCGCGTCCGGCGACATCGAGATTCACCGGGTACCGGCACCGGCGACGTCCTGA
- a CDS encoding toxin-antitoxin system HicB family antitoxin: MDLNPYLETLRHDLEASAAPGDDDVRRAAGLLAGSLEAAARLSLLEALSDAAAEITTKLDNASVEVRLRGRAADLVVSEAAPPGPPEPPPSAETETGDVARITLRLPEGLKAQVERAASTEGISVNAWLVRAIGAAVRGGSGPTTRTRLGRRVTGYAQA; the protein is encoded by the coding sequence ATGGACCTGAACCCGTACCTGGAAACGTTGCGCCACGACCTGGAGGCCAGCGCGGCACCCGGCGACGACGACGTACGGCGGGCGGCCGGGCTGCTCGCCGGTTCGCTGGAGGCCGCCGCGCGGCTCAGCCTGCTGGAGGCGCTGTCCGACGCCGCGGCCGAGATCACCACGAAACTGGACAACGCCTCGGTCGAGGTACGACTGCGCGGGCGGGCCGCCGACCTGGTCGTCAGCGAGGCGGCGCCGCCCGGCCCGCCGGAACCGCCGCCCAGCGCCGAGACCGAGACCGGCGACGTCGCCCGGATCACGCTGCGACTGCCCGAAGGGCTCAAGGCACAGGTCGAACGGGCCGCGTCGACCGAGGGCATCTCGGTCAACGCCTGGCTGGTCCGCGCCATCGGCGCCGCCGTCCGCGGCGGCAGCGGCCCGACCACCCGCACCCGGCTCGGTCGCCGGGTCACCGGCTACGCGCAGGCCTGA
- the thyX gene encoding FAD-dependent thymidylate synthase — protein sequence MVPPTVRPIAWTQFAPPEDVPWTTDADGGQALAEFAGRACYQSWKKPNPATATNAGYLRHILEVGHLSVLEHGSVTFYLTGISRSLTHELIRHRHFSYSQLSQRYVPERNAAMVEPDVIAEDPELHAKFVEGAEAAVKLYTELLEGLEKKFADVPNATLRRKQARQAARAVLPNATETRIVVTGNYRAWRHFVAMRASEHADVEIRALAIACLRQLQIVAPNVFGDFTISALDDGSEIAASPFVTEG from the coding sequence ATCGTTCCGCCCACCGTGCGGCCCATCGCCTGGACCCAGTTCGCGCCGCCGGAGGACGTGCCCTGGACCACCGACGCGGACGGCGGCCAGGCGCTCGCCGAGTTCGCCGGCCGGGCCTGCTACCAGTCGTGGAAGAAGCCGAACCCGGCCACCGCGACCAACGCCGGCTACCTGCGGCACATCCTCGAGGTGGGGCACCTTTCGGTGCTCGAGCACGGCAGCGTCACCTTCTACCTCACCGGCATCTCCCGGTCGCTGACCCACGAGCTCATCCGGCACCGGCACTTCTCCTACTCGCAGCTCTCCCAGCGGTACGTGCCGGAGCGCAACGCGGCCATGGTCGAGCCGGACGTGATCGCCGAGGACCCCGAGCTGCACGCGAAGTTCGTCGAGGGCGCCGAGGCCGCGGTCAAGCTCTACACCGAGCTGCTGGAGGGGCTGGAGAAGAAGTTCGCCGACGTGCCGAACGCGACGCTGCGCCGCAAGCAGGCCCGTCAGGCGGCCCGGGCGGTACTGCCGAACGCGACCGAGACGCGCATCGTGGTCACCGGCAACTACCGCGCCTGGCGGCACTTCGTCGCGATGCGTGCCTCCGAGCACGCGGACGTGGAGATTCGGGCGCTCGCCATCGCCTGCCTGCGGCAGCTCCAGATCGTCGCCCCGAACGTGTTCGGCGACTTCACCATCTCGGCGTTGGACGACGGTTCCGAGATCGCCGCCAGCCCGTTCGTCACCGAGGGCTGA